The proteins below come from a single Metarhizium brunneum chromosome 1, complete sequence genomic window:
- the CKAP5 gene encoding Cytoskeleton-associated protein 5, which produces MADQEEDFSSLPLPDRFTHKVWKVRKAAYEDAAKQFSASPDEADPCFRPFLNDPNLWKSAVTDSNVAAQQEAIIALCAFLKFGGRDCALRTRGLTITPMVEKCLSSTRAATKQNAQEALLLYIELDAAGPVVEDVLPGLTNKVPKNVAATLNALTTIIHNYGCKLVDPKPVLKALPKVFGAADKNVRAEATNLAVELYRWLREAMKPMFWGDLKPTQQTDLEAQFEKIKAEPPPKQERLLRSQQAAAESAPAGADDGEDGVEDDEEAVEVDAFSLAEPEDITKKIPANFTDMLASSKWKDRKEAVEALYQALNVPRIKDSDFGEVNRGLAKCMKDANVAVVTQAAQCIEQLARGLRQSYGKYRAVVMQPIMDRLKEKKATVSDALGSALDAVFVSTSLTDCLEDITAYLSNKNPQVKEGTMKFLIRCLRNTRTVPTKPEIATICESGKKLLSEGSPALRDGGAEILGTVMKIIGERAMTPYLDGLDDIRKTKVKEFFDTAEVKAKEKPKPAPAAKAPPPSAKKPLGAKRQPVKKAGAPVMPAETPPAAAPAAPKLAAGGSKLGAPKPSGLAGLKAPQKRTLGGPGTASPRRPATGPPVMPPEDEPAAPPPPQLRAGLSRGLAGRSLAKPAAAPIMPTADSPPPSSSLTAVERAELEELRAANERLSRQVDDMRQERNKFMSEIQELKNQNAGLIEDHTRDVLSIKAKETQLVRARSDAEATAQANERLRRELERLKRALSRAEGLGAQSGVGSPVTSPTHDDVGIYRDSGSTSTSRNRMSFTSTMSEEKENGELVYPRSKLSPELRRSGSGASSGRGSPARGFRTAVPPTYESLEPTAPATRERPVSALPQPTNGGGVESWRRAAEVTSQLKARIEQMKAKQGLTRP; this is translated from the exons ATGGCGGATCAAGAGGAGGACTTTAGCTCCTTGCCGCTTCCTGACCGATTTACTCATAAG GTTTGGAAGGTGAGGAAAGCAGCATACGAAGATGCTGCCAAACAGTTCTCTGCTTCACCGGACGAGGCCGATCCATGCTTTCGGCCATTCCTCAACGATCCCAATCTCTGGAAGTCTGCTGTTACCGACTCCAATGTCGCCGCACAACAAGAGGCTATCATTGCTTTGTGTGCTTTCCTGAAATTCGGCGGACGCGATTGCGCCCTGCGGACCCGCGGCCTCACAATCACACCCATGGTTGAAAAATGCCTATCATCGACGAGAGCAGCTACCAAGCAAAACGCGCAAGAGGCTTTGCTTCTTTACATCgagctcgacgccgccggcccgGTGGTTGAAGACGTTTTACCTGGTCTAACCAACAAGGTCCCCAAGAATGTGGCTGCTACACTGAATGCGTTAACAACTATAATCCACAATTACGGATGTAAATTAGTTGACCCCAAGCCGGTGCTGAAGGCTCTACCGAAAGTATTTGGTGCAGCTGATAAGAACGTTCGTGCTGAGGCGACCAACCTTGCCGTGGAACTTTACAGATGGTTGCGCGAAGCCATGAAGCCCATGTTCTGGGGTGACCTTAAACCAACCCAACAGACTGACCTTGAGGCACAATTCGAGAAGATCAAGGCCGAGCCACCACCGAAACAAGAGCGACTGCTTCGATCCCAACAAGCTGCCGCAGAATCCGCCCCAGCTGgtgcagatgatggcgaggacggagtagaggatgacgaggaagcagTCGAGGTTGATGCGTTCTCTCTTGCTGAGCCCGAGGATATCACAAAAAAGATCCCCGCCAACTTTACCGATATGCTCGCATCCTCAAAGTGGAAGGATAGAAAagaagccgtcgaggccttATATCAGGCATTAAATGTTCCCCGCATCAAAGACAGCGATTTCGGCGAAGTCAATCGAGGCCTCGCCAAGTGTATGAAGGACGCTAATGTTGCTGTTGTTACACAAGCGGCCCAGTGTATCGAACAGCTGGCTAGAGGACTGCGACAAAGCTATGGCAAGTACCGAGCGGTTGTTATGCAACCTATCATGGATCGTttgaaagaaaagaaggcgaCGGTTTCAGATGCCCTTGGATCTGCCCTGGATGCTGTTTTTGTCTCGACAAGCTTAACTGATTGTCTCGAAGATATTACTGCCTATCTAAGCAACAAAAATCCACAAGTAAAGGAAGGTACCATGAAATTTTTGATCCGGTGCCTACGGAATACCAGAACAGTTCCTACCAAGCCTGAGATTGCCACCATTTGCGAATCTGGCAAGAAATTGCTTTCAGAAGGCAGCCCAGCGCTCCGAGATGGCGGCGCTGAGATTCTTGGAACAGTGATGAAGATTATCGGCGAACGAGCCATGACTCCATATCTGGACGGCCTTGACGATATTCGAAAGACCAAGGTTAAAGAATTCTTCGATACGGCCgaagtcaaggccaaggaaaagCCCAAGCCTGCACCGGCAGCGAAAGCCCCTCCGCCTTCGGCAAAGAAACCACTTGGCGCAAAGAGGCAGCCTGTCAAGAAAGCTGGTGCTCCCGTCATGCCTGCAGAGACTCCTCCTGCGGCAGCACCGGCGGCACCCAAGCTTGCAGCCGGCGGCAGCAAACTAGGAGCCCCGAAACCGTCAGGCTTAGCTGGGTTGAAGGCTCCCCAGAAACGGACGCTCGGGGGACCTGGAACTGCGTCTCCTCGGCGTCCGGCCACAGGTCCGCCTGTGATGCCCCCAGAAGACGAACctgcagcgccgccgcctccacaGCTCCGAGCTGGGTTGTCTCGGGGACTCGCTGGTCGCTCACTGGCGAAGCCGGCCGCAGCTCCAATTATGCCTACAGCTGATTCTCCACCACCGTCAAGTAGCCTCACTGCTGTTGAGCGTGCAGAATTAGAAGAGCTTCGGGCAGCCAACGAAAGACTGTCCCGCCAAGTCGACGATATGCGGCAAGAGCGGAATAAGTTCATGTCTGAGATTCAAGAGTTGAAAAACCAGAATGCTGGCCTCATAGAAGATCATACTAGAGATGTCCTCAGCATTAAGGCCAAGGAAACACAGCTTGTCCGAGCCCGAAGCGACGCCGAGGCGACCGCACAGGCCAATGAAAGGCTACGACGGGAGCTAGAGCGCTTGAAGAGAGCACTGAGCCGGGCCGAGGGTTTGGGAGCACAATCAGGAGTGGGAAGTCCAG TCACGTCACCGACGCACGACGATGTTGGTATCTACCGCGATTCAGGGTCTACATCGACCAGCCGTAACAGAATGAGCTTTACGAGTACCATGtcggaggagaaggagaatgGAGAGCTGGTGTACCCAAGGAGCAAGCTCAGCCCAGAACTTCGCCGTAGTGGAAGCGGAGCGTCCTCTGGACGTGGTTCTCCAGCTAGGGGCTTCAGGACTGCTGTACCTCCAACGTACGAGTCTCTCGAGCCAACCGCACCAGCAACTCGAGAGAGACCTGTTTCTGCATTGCCACAACCTACAAATGGCGGCGGAGTTGAGAGCTGGAGACGTGCTGCGGAAGTTACGAGCCAACTGAAGGCCCGCATCGAACAAATGAAG GCTAAACAAGGCCTTACTCGACCCTAA
- the ekc1 gene encoding Extragenic suppressor of kinetochore protein 1, with protein sequence MFWRFGGYANISTIDTILDKPDFTLEELLDESDLIQELKQHNSKLIEYLREDSILEKLLEYVVAPRLEVFATPDDPADDESKGKSRLLPFSRPRASSRATDVTDNDEEEQEKRRNRYALVASEVLSSDTWSIYEALTENRDLIRKFWKFLERPAPLDPLQASYFTKVNESLFEKKTDDMMELLRSIPNVVAELLRHVECPMIMDLLLKIIALDRNEGGQGIVEWLFSKDIIPALLSCLNPKHSWVVQTAAGDFIKAIITISANASQNEQQCIGPNELTRQLVSEPCVEQLIGYMLGGGNPLTVGVGIVIEVIRKNNSDYDPDMGTESNQVPSSRDPIYLGYLLRLFARNVPKFMSLIMDGPAKKEGSESTFGEKLEPLGFDRFKTCELMAELLHCSNMGLLNEVGAQELISTRDAVRQRLRHEGRLGPLREDDQSADDLTMRMSHGAVHDEGRRFEVTNADDDGFEEVESSKEMSEDTSHEFVKAEDDITAAPPSSFIDKDEDDFVDEPLSSPRLSVGSDKINEQRFEDPDLVVAPLSPSKSKPAELAESAKFANPDSIQRTEFDSATREIDEHLTSTQQPTESSLSTSALPEPTPSGSSLNPSDLGDQHRGLSPHPEDTPAPLFSSASAPQSVALDQTAQKTEIIVHPPAASHPVHGMESSEQIADVDDPSAALGQQQLPQNINIPLEHVVGDFLKMQFVEHRVVPAILTFFFSYPWNNFLHNVVYDIVQQVFNGPMDRGYNPTLAVSLFEAADITTAIINGQQASDESQAKTKTRMGYMGHLTLIAEEVVKFTERHPPELLSEMVLDKVMSQEWINYVEGALAETRERDNAILGGVRPEVALGHRASIGGGNGLGGVGLSGLGGASATGSNALAEAGLNGGIEISEGSNNGIGPFAISAGTLMSGFGSSSDEEDDEGDVEEEDVNSEVSGDSFDDRSTGSPEVAANANTDSPVDVISISAEPFGAISGDSSVDIRPRLGSPVRFTSTRDYEEDEIMEDGSPQDKWSGNHYDEHGTERSLPS encoded by the exons ATGTTTTGGAGATTCGGCGGTTACGCCAACATCTCCACAATTGACACGATCCTTGACAAGCCCGACTTTaccctcgaggagctgctcgACGAGAGTGATCTCATCCAGGAGCTCAAGCAGCACAACTCCAAGCTCATCGAATATCTCCGCGAGGACAGCATcctcgagaagctgctggaATATGTCGTCGCGCCCAGGCTCGAAGTCTTCGCAACCCCCGATGACCCCGCTGACGATGAGTCCAAGGGCAAAAGTCGCCTGCTGCCCTTCTCGCGGCCCCGAGCTTCGTCCCGCGCAACCGACGTGACGGACAACgatgaggaggagcaggaaaAGAGGCGCAATAGATACGCCCTCGTTGCTTCTGAAGTCCTGAGCTCCGACACGTGGTCCATTTACGAGGCCCTTACCGAGAACCGAGACCTGATTCGCAAATTTTGGAAGTTCCTTGAGCGCCCTGCCCCTCTCGATCCGCTCCAGGCGAGCTATTTCACAAAGGTGAACGAGTCCCTGTTTGAGAAGAAGACagacgacatgatggagtTATTGCGGAGTATCCCAAACGTAGTCGCCGAGCTTCTCAGACATGTCGAATGTCCCATGATTATGGATTTGCTTCTCAAGATAATCGCCCTGGATCGGAATGAAGGAGGACAAGGAATCGTGGAG TGGCTTTTCTCAAAAGATATCATTCCCGCGCTACTCTCTTGCCTCAACCCAAAGCACAGCTGGGTTGTGCAGACGGCCGCTGGCGACTTTATCAAGGCCATCATTACCATCTCTGCGAATGCCTCACAAAACGAACAGCAATGCATCGGCCCCAACGAGCTCACGCGCCAGTTGGTATCTGAACCTTGTGTCGAGCAGCTGATCGGCTATATGCTCGGAGGCGGCAACCCCCTCACAGTCGGTGTCGGAATAGTCATCGAGGTCATCAGAAAGAACAACTCGGACTATGACCCTGATATGGGCACCGAGTCCAACCAAGTTCCCTCTAGTCGGGACCCCATTTATCTTGGTTACCTGCTGCGTCTTTTTGCCCGGAATGTACCCAAGTTCATGAGCCTCATTATGGATGGGCCCGCAAAGAAGGAGGGATCCGAGTCCACTTTTGGGGAGAAGCTTGAACCCCTTGGCTTTGACAGATTCAAGACATGCGAACTGATGGCAGAGTTGTTGCATTGCAGTAACATGGGACTGCTCAACGAAGTCGGAGCTCAAGAATTGATCTCAACGCGAGATGCTGTGCGCCAGCGACTAAGGCACGAAGGAAGGTTGGGGCCTCTGCGGGAAGACGACCAGTCTGCTGATGATCTTACCATGCGCATGAGCCACGGCGCCGTTCATGACGAAGGAAGGCGTTTTGAAGTCACAAacgccgatgatgatggctttGAGGAAGTTGAATCGAGCAAGGAAATGAGCGAGGATACATCCCACGAAtttgtcaaggccgaggacgacatcACTGCTGCCCCGCCCTCGTCATTCATCGATAAGGACGAAGATGATTTTGTGGATGAGCCACTTAGCTCTCCCCGTCTCTCTGTTGGCAGTGACAAGATCAACGAACAACGGTTTGAAGACCCCGACCTCGTTGTGGCGCCACTGTCTCCTTCGAAATCTAAACCGGCCGAGTTGGCCGAATCTGCAAAGTTTGCCAATCCGGACAGCATCCAACGGACAGAATTTGACTCGGCTACGAGGGAAATCGACGAGCATCTCACCTCTACCCAACAGCCTACCGAATCGTCTCTTTCCACCAGCGCTCTCCCAGAACCGACACCCTCTGGTTCCTCCTTGAACCCCAGCGACCTGGGAGATCAGCATCGTGGTCTTTCTCCTCATCCAGAAGATACTCCAGCACCGTTATTCTCTTCAGCCAGTGCCCCGCAGTCGGTTGCTTTAGATCAGACCGCACAGAAGACGGAGATTATTGTTCATCCCCCGGCTGCTTCTCATCCTGTACATGGGATGGAATCTTCAGAACAAATCGCTGATGTGGATGACCCGTCTGCTGCTCTTGGGCAGCAACAACTACCACAAAACATAAACATACCACTAGAACATGTTGTCGGAGACTTCCTCAAGATGCAATTTGTAGAACACCGCGTTGTACCTGCAATTTTG acctttttcttctcatACCCCTGGAACAATTTTCTGCACAATGTTGTCTACGATATAGTGCAGCAGGTGTTCAACGGTCCCATGGATCGCGGATATAACCCTACTCTGGCGGTTTCACTGTTTGAAGCAGCAGACATTACAACAGCCATCATTAACGGCCAGCAAGCTAGCGACGAGTCGCAGGCAAAGACAAAAACCCGTATGGGATACATGGGCCACTTGACTCTCATTGCTGAGGAAGTGGTTAAATTTACCGAGAGACACCCACCCGAATTGCTTTCCGAGATGGTCCTGGATAAAGTAATGAGTCAAGAGTGGATCAACTATGTTGAAGGTGCTCTTGCGGAAACGCGTGAGCGAGACAATGCCATTTTGGGCGGGGTCCGGCCTGAAGTTGCTCTTGGCCACCGCGCAAGTATAGGAGGCGGTAATGGTCTAGGCGGTGTTGGACTGTCTGGACTTGGAGGAGCCTCTGCAACTGGTTCAAACGCTTTGGCGGAGGCCGGCCTGAATGGCGGCATCGAAATTAGCGAAGGCAGCAACAATGGCATTGGCCCCTTTGCAATTAGTGCCGGAACCTTGATGTCAGGCTTCGGAAGTAGCagcgatgaggaggatgatgagggcgatgtggaggaggaggatgttAACTCTGAGGTGAGTGGCGATTCTTTTGATGATCGAAGTACTGGCTCTCCAGAGGTGGCTGCGAATGCCAACACAGATTCTCCGGTCGATGTGATCTCGATATCTGCGGAGCCTTTTGGAGCAATTTCGGGAGATTCCTCTGTGGACATTCGCCCGAGACTTGGTTCACCTGTGAGATTTACTTCGACTCGGGATtatgaagaagacgagattATGGAAGACGGCTCGCCGCAAGACAAGTGGTCAGGAAACCATTACGACGAACACGGAACAGAACGGTCACTGCCATCATAG
- the tfip11 gene encoding Tuftelin-interacting protein 11 codes for MSGNGNFPFDPSRLTKAAAEEFSSSASEDEDDYRIPGMTADDDDFGDFNPRKKRRLGKNNKEKAALGIFGSDSEEDGPGSRWKRKSLRNKGMTFVSTASKQNKSDDEMESEDNRPVLGQLKNNGQGTDGEGQGEQGEEEEEEEEEEDTDDDNDGYDSTMAGVGLGFGEGLGSTFQRAAQSRVQSTDKSRISKVKPKFKGGSVLGMGFVPSSTNEPVLQETAAAKEPPQNKPQHSAFTSKGKINAKGFGARMMAKMGYVEGKGLGKEEQGRNIIIEANLRPQGIGLGAVKEKSEHERREEKRQAELRGETVIDSDEEEKKRRKAKKKAVGGLSGSGASTPRRQKTKYLTAEELKASAPGLQIPDAFTPILDMTGPGNKIITSTNGIMTPTSGVSESAELIEARKLVKRAQADLQAFSEEWRNLEERKAWVNVELKEREQEMEDLRSDFEKLQTFSNMVAEKLTADSNWDQVISCLQKAADIGALNADAADIAVAAIHPFFRDAEWDPLVEPSKFAPDLKKLSVLLIKPESEGQSVDKWRSNRMQQEGIYRRHQKATTPYESMMYKNWLPRVVAAVREWDPLTPSPMLDVVETWNDLLPPFVRAQVMDHVARKLETAVSDWNPKKKRQSHHLPHTWLFPWLQHLAPYHLDPKGTGLVADVKRKFRQLIDVWEFERGTVPGLKQWQDVLGSQWRPLIMSHVLPSMGRYLRANFRVDPADQELYLPILTGVMRWNRMLGDAIIAEVLVQDVFPMWYDKLQEWLALGEADLQEVAEWYSWWRGVLLKDMVNVKTVRAELDKGMQIMNIV; via the coding sequence ATGTCAGGAAATGGAAATTTCCCGTTCGACCCTTCACGGCTCACAAAAGCTGCCGCTGAAGAgttctcgtcgtctgcctctgaagacgaggatgactACCGCATCCCAGGCATGACggctgatgacgacgatTTCGGCGATTTTAATCCGAGAAAGAAGCGACGACTTGGGAAGAACAACAAAGAGaaggcggcgctgggcatCTTTGGTTCTGATAGCGAGGAAGATGGCCCAGGGTCGAGATGGAAACGAAAGTCTCTTCGGAATAAAGGCATGACATTTGTTTCCACGGCCTCGAAACAAAACAAGTCGGACGATGAAATGGAATCTGAGGATAACAGGCCCGTGTTGGGTCAACTGAAGAATAATGGCCAAGGTACCGACGGCGAAGGCCAGGGTGAGCAgggtgaggaggaagaggaggaagaagaggaggaagacaccgacgacgacaatgatGGCTACGATAGTACAATGGCCGGTGTTGGCTTGGGATTTGGTGAAGGGCTAGGCTCTACATTCCAACGAGCCGCGCAGAGTCGAGTCCAAAGCACTGACAAATCTCGCATCTCAAAAGTGAAGCCCAAGTTTAAAGGTGGCAGCGTACTTGGAATGGGGTTCGTACCATCGTCTACGAACGAGCCAGTACTGCAGGAGACAGCTGCGGCTAAAGAACCGCCCCAAAATAAACCGCAACACAGCGCCTTCACGAGTAAAGGAAAGATCAATGCCAAGGGCTTCGGAGCGCGGATGATGGCTAAAATGGGTTATGTTGAGGGTAAAGGTCttggaaaagaagaacaaggacgaAACATTATCATTGAGGCGAATCTGCGGCCACAGGGCATCGGCTTGGGAGCTGTTAAAGAAAAGTCTGAACACGAACGTCGGGAAGAAAAGCGGCAAGCAGAACTACGGGGCGAAACTGTGATTGACTCagatgaggaggagaagaagcgcaGGAAGGCGAAAAAGAAAGCTGTCGGCGGCCTGAGTGGCAGCGGCGCTAGTACTCCACGACGGCAGAAGACGAAATATTTGACAGCTGAGGAATTGAAGGCTTCAGCGCCGGGTTTACAAATTCCGGATGCATTCACGCCGATTTTGGATATGACTGGACCTGGAAACAAGATAATCACATCGACAAACGGCATTATGACACCGACTTCTGGAGTGTCTGAATCAGCAGAGCTGATAGAAGCAAGGAAATTGGTTAAACGAGCACAGGCGGACCTTCAGGCATTCTCTGAAGAGTGGAGAAATCTTGAAGAACGAAAGGCTTGGGTCAATGTCGAGTTGAAAGAAAGAGAGCAAGAAATGGAAGATCTACGGTCCGACTTTGAGAAGCTTCAAACCTTCTCAAACATGGTCGCTGAGAAGCTCACTGCGGACTCGAATTGGGACCAAGTTATTAGCTGTTTGCAAAAAGCAGCCGACATTGGTGCCCTCAATGCTGACGCAGCAGATATTGCCGTAGCTGCTATACATCCTTTTTTCAGAGATGCTGAATGGGATCCTCTTGTCGAACCATCAAAATTTGCACCTGATCTCAAGAAACTGTCGGTTTTGCTCATAAAACCAGAAAGCGAGGGACAATCTGTTGATAAATGGCGCTCGAACCGTATGCAACAGGAGGGGATCTATCGAAGACACCAGAAAGCCACAACACCATATGAAAGCATGATGTACAAGAACTGGCTTCCGCGGGTTGTCGCCGCGGTACGCGAATGGGACCCGTTGACCCCGAGCCCCATGCTTGACGTGGTTGAGACCTGGAATGACCTACTGCCCCCTTTTGTACGAGCTCAGGTCATGGATCACGTAGCACGGAAGCTGGAAACAGCAGTTTCGGACTGGAAccccaagaagaagcgtCAAAGTCACCATCTTCCGCATACTTGGCTGTTCCCATGGCTACAGCATCTTGCCCCCTACCACCTGGATCCCAAGGGCACTGGCCTCGTGGCAGACGTCAAGAGGAAGTTTCGGCAACTCATTGATGTGTGGGAGTTTGAGCGTGGAACAGTGCCCGGCTTGAAGCAATGGCAAGACGTTTTAGGCAGTCAGTGGCGACCGCTCATCATGTCTCATGTGCTACCATCAATGGGCCGATACCTGCGGGCCAATTTTCGTGTGGACCCTGCGGACCAAGAGCTCTACCTGCCTATCCTCACGGGCGTGATGCGATGGAACCGCATGCTTGGTGACGCCATCATTGCCGAGGTGCTTGTACAAGACGTCTTTCCTATGTGGTACGACAAATTGCAGGAGTGGTTGGCTCTCGGCGAGGCAGATCTTCAAGAAGTGGCCGAGTGGTATAGTTGGTGGCGTGGTGTGTTACTGAAGGACATGGTTAATGTGAAGACGGTCAGGGCTGAATTGGATAAAGGGATGCAAATCATGAATATTGTGTAA